The Altererythrobacter sp. H2 genomic sequence GCATGGCGCAGGGCCACCACGCGATCCACCAGCATCCCCTTGCTATCACAATACATCACTGCGGCAGGCAGGCCATTGTCGACATTCTCGCGAGCGATCACCTGATAGAGGCAATCTTCAACAAAGAACTCGGGCCAATCTTCAAGACGCCCGTCATCGAGGCATAGGCCGTAAGCGGCGTTCAGGGAATCGATCAGACCTTGCAGAACGGGATCGGCGATCGTCATGCCGGCACCTCCGCTGTCGAGGCCGACAAGGCATCACCCATCAATTCCAGATACCCTTTCCAGAATCCACGCACGGCGTTCTCATCCATGCCCATCGGCGCGTAGTATTCGCGCACATCGTCGCCACCCATTTCGATGAAATTAAACTTGCCTTCCGCCCCGATGGTCCCCTGCTGGCAAAGCTCGACTGCTTCGCCGTCCTCCATCGATATCAGCCCGGAAGGCCCAACAAGATTCAGGTTGCGCAGGCGGTGCCGCGTTGTTTCCTCATCATCGTCGGCATAGCCAAAATAGGTCCAGACCAGCTCTGTCTTGTCAGGGCCAAGCGTCACGATCTGACGGGTCGCCAGCGTGTTCTGGATTTGCTGCAGCACCACGTTGGGGAACAGCGACTGGATGTGCAGCCCCACATCGTCGTCAATTTCGGGCCGGAATTGCAACAGTCTTTCATCCTGCAATTTCGTCGCCCCTTGCATCTCCCGATTGGCTTCGTCGCCGAACGACGTGTAATCGATGTCGCCCTTGGGCTTGGACACCGTAAAGACATTATGGAAGCCCTGCTCCGTAAGCTCTCCGGCGCTGTCCTGGCTTTGGCGGTAAATGCCGAAGGTGGGGTAGAACAGATGCAGCAAGGCGCCGTGATAGCTATCCCGGCTGTTTTCGGAATAGAGCTTCCAATTGCCCGCCATATACTGCCGCGAATAGCCCAACACTTTGATCGGACGATGGAAAACCCGGTCGATATATTTGCGCATCACGGGGCCTAGAAAATCCT encodes the following:
- a CDS encoding aromatic ring-hydroxylating dioxygenase subunit alpha, whose protein sequence is MNTQVRVEAQRSIPTAIDYKVYHDPEIFAAEQSNVFKGRTWCYLGLEAEIANAGDFRTSHVGETPVVLVRGQDGKIFAWVNRCAHKGATVCRSLRGNQADGAFVCVYHQWAYDSEGTLVGVPFRRGMKGVGGYDKDFDPANHSLEKLRVESYKGMVFGTFSSEIEPLEDFLGPVMRKYIDRVFHRPIKVLGYSRQYMAGNWKLYSENSRDSYHGALLHLFYPTFGIYRQSQDSAGELTEQGFHNVFTVSKPKGDIDYTSFGDEANREMQGATKLQDERLLQFRPEIDDDVGLHIQSLFPNVVLQQIQNTLATRQIVTLGPDKTELVWTYFGYADDDEETTRHRLRNLNLVGPSGLISMEDGEAVELCQQGTIGAEGKFNFIEMGGDDVREYYAPMGMDENAVRGFWKGYLELMGDALSASTAEVPA